AGCCAGTCCAGCTGTTCGGCGAGCAGCACGAGCGTGGCGATCGCCGGGGTGTTGTACGTCTGGTCCTTGCGCGAGTTGTCGATCGCGGTCGGCAGGTCGAGGAACGTCGGCACGTAGCGACCGGACGCCGCGATCTCGTCCACCCGGGCCAGCGCCCGCGGCGACATGACCGCGAGCCACAGCCCGCCGTCGGAGGCGAAGCACTTCTGCGGTGCGAAGTAGTAGACGTCGGCCTCGGCGATGTCGACCGGCAGGCCGCCGGCGCCGGAGGTGGCGTCGACGAGGACCAGGGCGTCGTCGTCGGCCCCGGGCACGCGGCGCACCGGTGCCATCACGCCGGTCGAGGTCTCGTTGTGCGGCCAGGCGTACACGTCGATCCCGGCCTCGGCGGCCGGTGAGGCGAGCGAGCCGGGCTCCGCGCGGACGACCGAGGACGAGCCGAGGAACGGCGCCCCGTCGGTCACCGACGCGAACTTCGCGGAGAACTCGCCGAACGACAGGTGCTGCGCCCGGTCGCGGACGAGGTTGTGTGCCGCGATGTCCCAGAACGCCGTGCTGCCGCCGTTGCCCAGAACGACCTCGTAGCCGTCGGGAAGCTCGAACAGCGCGGCGATGCCCTCGCGTACCCGCCGGACGAGCTTGCGGACCGGCGCCTGCCGGTGGGAGGTGCCCATCAGCGCGGCGGCAGGGCCGGCGAGGGTGGCCAGCGCCTCCGTGCGGACCTTGGACGGACCGGAGCCGAACCGGCCGTCGCCGGGCAGCCGGTCGGACGGGATGGTGATGCGTGCGGGATCGAGGGCGTCAGCCACGGTGCCACCTCTGCGGACGGGCGGGGAGCGGGACAAACGGGTCACCCAGACGTCTGTGTCCGGCCCCGCCATTGTGTCAGCCGGGCTCGGCCGGCGAGCGCTCAGTCCGGCTCGCCCGAGGCGCGGTGGGCCAGCATCGCCACCAGCCGGTCGCCCCGGTGCAGCTCGGCCGCCCCGAACGCCGCCCGCATGCTGGTCACGATCCGGTCGAGTACGTCGTCGGCCAGCAGCATCCGGCGGGCGACGAACCTCGGCCGGGCGCCGCCGTGCCAGGTGACCACCGCGCGGCCGCCCGGTCGCAGCACCCGGTGCAGTTCCCGCATCCCGGCGTCCAGGTCGGACCACATCGGCACGTTGTTCACCGAGACGACCGCGTCGAAGGCGGCGCCGGGCAGGC
This Actinopolymorpha cephalotaxi DNA region includes the following protein-coding sequences:
- the serC gene encoding phosphoserine transaminase yields the protein MADALDPARITIPSDRLPGDGRFGSGPSKVRTEALATLAGPAAALMGTSHRQAPVRKLVRRVREGIAALFELPDGYEVVLGNGGSTAFWDIAAHNLVRDRAQHLSFGEFSAKFASVTDGAPFLGSSSVVRAEPGSLASPAAEAGIDVYAWPHNETSTGVMAPVRRVPGADDDALVLVDATSGAGGLPVDIAEADVYYFAPQKCFASDGGLWLAVMSPRALARVDEIAASGRYVPTFLDLPTAIDNSRKDQTYNTPAIATLVLLAEQLDWLLGLGGLTGAVERTTDSSGRLYTWAEKSEYATPFVTDPNARSLVVGTIDFDDAVDASAVAKVLRANGVVDVEPYRKLGRNQLRVAMFPAVEPADVEALTGCVDYVVEQLRTR